The nucleotide window GTGACAGAAGAGACGACCAGGATCCTCGCCGCACCTCGATCCAGGATCTCAGACGCCGCGCGAGACGGGAGCAGCCGGATCGGCACGATCGGCCCCGACGATCCGCGCACACCAGTCGCGGCTCGGCGTTGACCCCGTGTTCCTCGGTTCGCGACAGTGCTCGACGGGAGAGATCGACTCCGTCGAACGGAAACGCGGCTCGTCCGGGGACACCCGTTTCCTCGGACGCCTCCTCGCGGTTAACAGGAAGTGGCGTGCGAGGCACGCTCGTAACTCCGGGGATCTTCGTGTGGATCGAGGTATATCGAACCTCGTCGTTTGGCGGACCTGTAGAATTAACTCGTTACACCTATCCAATTGTTCCGGAGTACTCCATGCTCGACTCCCCGTATCCCCTAATTAAAGACTAGCTCGCCTAACGAGGACAAAGCATCGAGGCGAACGTCGAGCGAAACGTCACTGTAAAAACTCGTCGGTACCAGGAAGCAGATATCCTGAATCCGAGGAGGCCTCTCGTTCGAGATCTGGAAACTTTCCAACGGCGTACCCTAAACATCGCCGGCGGACGTCGTTATCCTACGGTCCTCGTAGCTCCGAAGATGATCGCGCCGGAGAGCTTACCCAAACAACCCGTTGACAAGGCGGACACGTGCGCTCCGTTTTAAGTAAACGGAACGCGGCGCGCTGGAAAGAGGAGCGAAAGAGGGAAGGCAGGAAAGGAGGAAGGCGGCGTCCGTCGCGCCGCTCCGAATGACACTTGTGAAATCCGCGCGCACAGTCTCGCGGAACCGGGAGCAGGAGGGTCGTTGACAGCGGTGTCGGCCGCGATAAACGTACCGGTGCGGTCGGGCGCTGCTACCGCTGCCGTTTGCGGCGGCCACGTCGCCAACCGGAAAGAAAAGGAGCAGCTCGACCGGCCCGGCGGAGAAGGAAGTCGGCTATCAGCTGGTCCCCTTCCGGCTCGATCGATTCGGATCGGGATCGGGATCAGGATCTCCCGGCGGCGCGTCTCACGGGGAAGCCGAAAGGTCGCGGGCCGAGCAGATATGAGGTCGTCCCGCCGGTACACGGTCTAAGAATATACGCCGCGCGCGAGCGGATCGTTGAACCGGGGCCTTCCTTTCTTTCCACGTGTCGGGAGGACCGagtgaaataaatcagaaaCTTTCTCCGCGCGGCGGCCGTCCACTCAGCGCCAGTGCTCTTCGCGAACTATGTCGGGAGACACCACGTCCGACGAGGAGGGATCGCAGGAGGACTCGCCGCGGTACGACGTCGACGACCTGGAAATGATCAAGACCATAGGTGAGCCGATAAAAAGTAGCTCGGTCCGTTGTTGCCCGGTGTCTTCGGGCTTTCTATTCCGGCCTCGAAGAAAGCGCGCGTTCGGTCTGTTATTCTCCTCCATGGAGGTTTCGAGTTTTTCATAGGGGATAGTTCGCGTAGGAAGCCTCATGGTGAACACACCGTTCAAAGGTTGGAGCTACAGGTTTTCGGAGGCGATACGGGTATTTGGGTCATGGTTTCGTCGAAGTTACAAAATTAACTGCGCGAAATTCGAATGGGTGATAGGATATTCGACCGAGGATCGACCATCGGGCGCGAATGTGGTCTGTGCAGGATAGTTTAATTCTCCCGGGTTAATACTCGCCGCAATCCTCGCCCGAGGAAAATGTCAGAGACGAGGCCAGAGGCGAACTACCCTCGCAGCGAGGAAGTGGGCCACTGGAGAGTGAGAGGCCACCGAGTGTGTATATTTAACTGCTCGTTAAGTCAGAGTTACACGAGAGCCTCGATCAGTAAACTGCAGGTGTTCCCGTTGGTGGTTTTTCAAACATTCCGTCGGGCTCTCTtgcgaaataattatttatatggcGGGCCGTCGACGATGGGAACGGTTTAGCGCGAACGGGTAAAAGGgggaaacgaaagagaaaacgagagaagaaattattaacagaccacgctctttttctctctctttctctctctctttttctctttctctttctgttggCGGTGTTTTCGGGGGCGTCCTGGTTTCCGCGTGAAACCCGACGCGGAACGGGCCACCGTTAATCGCCGAATAATGGCCGATGGAAAAATAAATCTCCCCAGGCCGAGCGTACGGCACTTCATCGTCCCGTGATCGCGCTTAGCTTGAATCCGCTCGTAAAACAGCACGCCGCGGAGCGGCGAAGATCGATCAGGACAGATGCGCCGCGCCGGCCAGGTCCCGCAAGACGTAAAACAAGTTTTGGATGCGCACCAAAATCCTCTCGAGTGTCCGCGTACACGGGGAAAAAACGGGAGGAAGCTGCGCGTCCGCCGCGCGAAACCCGACCGAGCCGACCGCGGGATCATCGATGATCGGATGAATGGACGGGGTTGCCGGGCGTATGGCGCAAACGAATAAAACGcgactgttaaccctttgaactccggaatagactctcagtcgccactcggtttgatacagtaaaatcataaagtttgatgtttaacactaaattatttccattagtaacaagcatcgtctatgttttgtcaaagagtgttgaatatttctagtgaaatatcaaagtaaaatagttttcctttaatttatcgattcaattatttccattaGTAACAAGAATTGTCTGTATTTTgtcaaagagtgttgaatatttctagtgaaatatcaaagtaaaatagttttcctttaatttatcgattcaattatttccattagtaacaagcatcgtctatattttatcaaagagtgttgaatatttctagtgaaaaactttcgagtgcaaagagttaatattattgCTTCACGTCAGCATGTTCTAAAACAGGAGATTCGGTTTTCCCGTTGACATTGACGtttggttaaccctttacactcgaaagtttttcactagaaatattcaatattcttcgatacagacgatgttctttgaaactaatgaacgagaaaacataaattaagaaggaaagttatttgatttcaatagtccatatattgatgcattatacaaagtttaatattaatataagactaattttgcaaatcaaatcaagtggtgactgagaatcacctctcgagtgcaaagggttaattgattcgTTAGTCGAATTAAGTCTTAAGATATCAACCAGGAATCTTCTTTTCACTCTCGACATATCTTTTGACTTATTTATACTCATTGAAGTCAAGTTGGAACAGATAAAAGCATTTCTGTTATTGATGTCTGATTTCCTATGGTTTACGGAAGTCCACGTTCGAAGAGATTGATCGTTTCAGTAACTGAAGTCTAATTGGAGGATACACGGTACGAATGCATACACCACGCAATACAAACATCGAATCAGATTGAACGAAAATTTTCTCTCACGGTTCGACGGTGGATAAGGTTTAAAAAGTTATCCGCCAGTTTTGCAACGTCGCCGAGCGCTTCCCGCGGGTCCGAAGGAAACGCGTTGCGTCACGAGCGTTTAACGTAGATAAGGTCGCCGTTAACGAAAGAGAAATCGCCGGTGCCCTCCCCAAAGCCCCGGACCTTGAGAGCCTCCGCGAAGGAAGACGGTCGGGGTAATTACGCAAATTTCGAGCGGCCGGATCGTTGAAAAGCATCGCTGCCCGGAAGCAGCTCGTCGTTTTATCATTGACACCTGTTCCCAAGTTGTTCTGGCCGTTTCCCACCGGTCCCGGGTGCTGCCAATTCCGACGCGAATTATAATGACGCCGCGCTGTCGCGATAAAACGCGTCGCAACGAGGCAATTCACCGTTTAATTCGGGCGCCGAGGCCCCCTTAATTGGTCGTGGTACGGTGAGCAGAGGCCCGGCCCCCAGTCACCTGCGTTCGTGGGAAAActgcattaacacgttcgctggcCATGGAGAATTGAAAACCTTGCCGCTAAACAGCCGCTGCTCCATTTTTGCCCGCCTCCAAATCGTACATCAACCGGCAAACATGACTCTTGCACCACACGATAATAGCTGCCAAACGAAAATTCCAATAAATCTCCCGGTCGCGTGGAACAAGCGCTAACCGACGTGGAACTTCTTTTCGCGTGCGTGTTACAAATTACGCTAAAGAAACTATTCGGATTGGAGCAAGATCTGTTTACTTTCAGCAACTATTTTAGTCTTCACTCGAATGATCGCTACTTCATCGATAATAAAGAAGTGAATAAACGTCAGGAAATGAATGTCGGTAATCATCGATCGAACGTGAACAACTAACGTCGGGTGAAGCAAGTCGCAGAAGCTGAGACGCCGATCGGCGTCTGCCAGCGGTGAGCGTGCTAAACAGACCGAGCAGATCGTGCGGCCGGAGAGAGCGTTGATAATTAACGATCGGGCAACGGTGATCGATAACGAGCGCGCAACCCCTTTCCTCGGGGCAGCGGGGACTCGTCACGCCGGAACGATTTGCACTTGACTCGCCAGATGGTCGCTGCGCGATCGGTACCCTCGACTAGTCGATTTTGCGCGATTAGGTAATCCGGTGGTTCACGTTTCTACGAAAGTATGAAACGTGTAATTCGATTATTATCTAACCGAACGGTCTCGGTGTCGTGCGACGCTTGGATCGACCTATCGGGCGCGTGCCGACGTCGCTGGTCTGGAGATAAcgatttgaatgtttaattaacgCCAGAAGCGGATCgagagttttatctagttttatagcTGTGTATCGTTATGCTTTAGAAGCTGTCTGTCTTCGGGCTATAAAGGAATAATCTGAATGCGACGAATTGTTGAACAAATTGAGTTAAGGCTCACGAGTGACTTAATGACTTTCCGCGGCGTTATCGCAGATCCCGAGCTAACAGGCGAATCGTGGAGCGAGTCTCGGAAGATTTGATCTCCGGTAAACAGCGTGATGCAAATTTGTTCGCAGGTATGGGCACTTTCGGCAGAGTGGTCCTCTGCAGGCACCAAGGGACGCCATTGGCCCTGAAGATCCTCTCGATGGTGGACGTGATCCGACTGAAGCAAGTGGAGCACGTGCGGAACGAGATCACGGTGCTGAAGGAAGTGAATCATCCCTTCATCGTGAACATGTACGTGCCCGCTTACTTTCTCCCGCGCGAGAAATCAATAAGCCGCGATTTTGCGGGATACGTTTCCAAGAATAAATTACCTAAGATTTCACGTGAACCGCGAGGAAGTGTATCGGCTCTACGCACGCCCGGTAATTAAGAAAGTTTGCGCGTTTGTCGGTCGAAAGAAAGAAACTGAGGAAAAGAAAGCGTAACCGACAGCGACGAGAGTGATACCCGTTAATCCCCTATGAACGATTTGCGTCATTTACCGTCTAATTAGCAGCCATCGGGAGAAAACCGATAGTTCCGCGGTACAATCGGAAGGAAATGTTCCTCGGGAAACTCGAGTGTCGAGCTTCTCGAGAACAATGACTAACTTTTAATATCTAATTCGAGAAGAAGGTACTTCGATGTTCCAACGAATCGATTGAAAACGCGAGATTTTCCAGAGAAACGTTTATCTTAGTCTTTGCTCCTGATTCTCGAAGGATTTCCGTTAAAACGATGCACTTTCCAGGCTCTGGAGCGGAAGGGACGAAGCGAGAGTCTACATGCTCCTGGAATTCGTGGCCGGTGGCGAGCTCTTTTCTTACCTGAGAGCAGCTGGCCGATTTTCTGGGCCCACCAGCTGCTTCTACGCGGCCGAGATCGTGTGCGCCTTGGAATACCTTCACAGCAAACACATCGTTTACAGGGATCTCAAGCCTGAGAACCTCCTCCTGGACAGCCAAGGCCACCTGAAGATCACAGACTTCGGCTTCTCGAAGAAGCTCACCGACAGGTATAATCCTCTCGCGGGGACCACTTTCGATTTAATAATAGACCCGTTATCTACGCTTCATTCACCCGAGTCTGGAGTACTTACAGTCGTGCGTGCGCTATCACGCGTCGATTGCAATCGGCGGAACGATAACGCGGCTGGCGTAAGCGGActgatattttctttattccGGCACCGTTCACCTTGACATTCGGAGAGGAATGCGCGTTGCACAGATAAGCTTGAACTGAtacttgaaataataatgactAGAGCGTACCTGCGATGCTATCGCTTCGAGAGCGTCTCTTCCGTATAGTTTCATCGATGTTGTACGCTTGTTTAACTATGGAACCGTGATAACCGTGAATGATAAATGTAGCTGTTTCACGCGACACGATGGCGAGCGGAGATAATTGTTGTCGATCGTTATCGCAGAACGTGGACGCTGTGCGGCACGCCCGAATATTTGGCGCCCGAGATCATTCAGAGCAAAGGGCACAACAAGGCTGTGGATTGGTGGGCTCTGGGGGTACTCATCTACGAGATGCTGGCTGGCTTTCCGCCATTTTTCGACGACAATCCCTTTGGCATCTACGAGAAGATACTCGGCGGGAGGATAGAGTGGCCGAAACATATGGACCCTATCGCCAAGGATCTGATCAAGAAGCTCCTGGTCGCTGATAGGACCAAGAGATTGGGCAACATGAGGCAGGGTGCCGATGACATTAAGAGGCATCGTTGGTTTAAATTGGTCGAGTGGCCATTGGTAATTTGCTTTGTATTTATCAGACGTAGATGAAATCATTCACGAAATTTATGGAACCAAAGTTCTCGCGGTGAAAcctgaaaaattcaatggagTTGATCATCGAATATTAATGTAGATTCTTTgattagtttaacacgttggatgccatgggtGTCGCCGGTGAcatcaaccaaatcgaattactataattcattcactTAAACGTAATTACTagtaatactacctaatgcagtgacattcaacaagataaacctgcaacaataataacgaatttcgattatataatttgatattagattattttcattttgtatatttttctgggcaaaatcgtgcggcgctCAACGTGCTAAGCTTCGTTTGTTTCTAATAAACATTGATGTTTGAATTTCACTTAATTTCGACGTAGATTTGAATtgagtttatatttatattatattattaacaggTACCCCAAAGGGCTCTAACTCCTCCGATAAGACCTCGAGTGAAGGCACCAGCTGACCCAAGCTGTTTCGACGACTACCCGGAAACCGATTGGCGGTCGCAGCCGGCGCTGCCACCGGAACAACTGGCTCTATTTCAAGATTTCTGAAGCCGTCAGAAACGATCGAACTGTTTAAAACGCGAAGAATACCCCGACACAAACTATTTCTGGCAACTGCAAAACACAGGATCGCCGATAGCGCGTCAATGGCGTCGCGCGCGATCTgtacaaaatggcggccgctGCGTCGGCTCTACGCTTCGCCTTGTACATAGACCTTTTGTATTTCGTTCTGCGTTATTTATTTGTACGTGCCGCGTAGCGCGCGCACTCCCCGttgtttttcgtttctttttaactGTTAAGACTTTGCATCGAGACACTTGTAAATAAAAGCTGGAGGCAGAGGAACGTGACGGATCGGAGGACAGAACAGGGTTCAATATCGAAGAGACGACGGGCGGGAGACACTCGACGCGtgtgtttctttctttcctaaCGCTTAAGCGGCGGAAGAGTGTCGACagaagtataatataattttgtaagacACGCGTGTCGCAGTATTGTTACAACGTGTACATGTGATACGAAATTGTTAAGAATTAAATCGTGCACTTCCTTTTTTTCAATGCCGACTCCGACAGCTTCGCACCGCGGCGAATCGATTCTCTCCCTTCCGCGTGCGACCCGGATACCATCGCTGCGATGTGATTAATTTTCGAGAAGCCGATGAATAATTTACAACGAGAAACCGCGCACGCGACGCCCATCGGGCTCCGATAAAACGCAACTTTCCGCGCGGACGGACGCCAGTCGGcgcgaatcgattcgaatcGCGTACGCGCGTAGAAACTCGAAAGTAAACCTCGTTGCAATTCGAAAAAGCTGAAGTTCGATTTACGATTAACGACAGATTAGTGATTCCGACGCGATCATGTCGAACATGTTGCCTGCGAGGTACCACGCGTTCGAGTATCGCAACGAGGACTTCAAACGACCGCTCGGCAGGATGACCGACGTCGTCGACAAATCGAGAGAAGCTAATGACACGCTAAACGACAAGGATAACATCCCAACGAACCGAGGCATCGTGACCGACTTCTTCGAGAGCACATCTATCCACGGTTTGCAGTATTTCGGCAAAACGGACGTGAAAGTCGGAGTGTTCGGGAAGATCCTGTGGGTCTGCACTATGGTCTTGGGATTCGCTTGTCAGTGATCGTCGATCCTTTCGTCGGTGATCCTCGAATATCTAATACAAGCGACCGCTACGTTTCAGGCTTAACCATGATGGTATCCCAATTTCTGAGTCGTTACTACGAAAATCCGACCACCACCTACATAGAATCGTTCCACACTCCGATCTTCACCGCGCCGTTCCCGGCTGTCACTGTTTGCCCGTTCTCGCCGATTCCCGAGGAGAGGCTGATAAAGATCATGGACGGCATCCTCATACCTGAAAACATGACCAAGAAAACTATACTCACTCTACTGAAGTACGCGCTGGACGATGGTCACCGAAATTCGCAGAcaagtttaacacgttaagcgccacgaaaatctggGAGGTTCTCCCATAAAGTTATTCTcccgtagcaaagaaaagcaggaattaTTCACGATTTAGCATTGCAATCCTTGCATTATTATCAAGTTAAtcgcgttattaaacattttcattagaCATCGATTGTCTTCAAGTAATTCAAGAGCATCAGTCATCGGTAACTGACACGGCGCTTAAAGTGTTAACTAGTCGATTAATTAATAAGCGACAACGTTTCGATTGCGACTGCTCGCTGCAGGTACGGCCATTTCATAACGCTCCCATACGCCGTGCAGAAGTACGGGGAGATCAAAGATTTGAAGAAATTGTTGGACGCTAATCGATGGAGCGTGTCCGATTTTCTGAAGATCCTGAAGCCTTGCGAGGACGTCATCCTCTCTTGTTGGTGGGACAGCGAACGTATCGATTGCAGCAAATCTTTCACGATCTCGCACACGTCTTACGGGCTGTGCTGTTCTTTTAATTATCTCCTTGAAGATTACGTGGGCCGCGATAAGCAAGTATATTTCAGATTGCTTTTTCGGTTAAATTGCCTATATTTGATGGTAGGTCGACGTTTGACGTGTTTTTTCGCAAGTTAAGTATCCAGGAAGCATTTAGTCATTCGACAATTCGCGAATTTATCATCTGGTATTTACAATATCGTTATTCGTTCGTTCTCGTGGCATTCAGGAAACAACCGGGACCAGTTCCCCTACAATCTTTCAACTACGGTCGCAGGAGCGGCCTGAAACTGCTAGTCAACACCAACAACAATGATCACAAGTTGCTTTCCTTGAATCAATCGATCTCGAGCAACGAAGGCGCATGGGTATGCCGAAGCAGCGATACTTTTAGTGCCAATTAGACGTAGAAAGTCAGAATGAAACTCGATTTAATGATATTCCCCTCTAAACTGTTCGTTTGCACGTTCTCCCGCGAAGACGTTGAGAAAGTAACACCTTCTTTCATGTCGTGGACAGGTGTTTATCCACCATAGCCTGGACTTTCCAGGACTGAACGTTAATACGTACACCTTGCAGCAGAACCGCGAGTTGCAGGTAACGATCGCATTTCcattgtttaaccccttgtcctgcgacttatttattaactgtgatcgatacgactactttttcggtaatcatttattagaaaaaagagaaaagtagagtataaaattacagaagaacaatatttcatttgaattcacaagaatttagtaatatttacacTTGTAGAGtgtaaaataacagaaaaattatatttcatttgaattcacaaaaatttagtaatatttacacTTGTAGTAGAGtgtaaaataacagaaaaattatatttcatttgaattcacaagaatttagtaatatttacgcTTGCCAAACTCTATTGAAAgccttcgccacgagtctggcacgttaTCATaca belongs to Nomia melanderi isolate GNS246 chromosome 12, iyNomMela1, whole genome shotgun sequence and includes:
- the LOC116431907 gene encoding uncharacterized protein LOC116431907 isoform X2; the encoded protein is MSNMLPARYHAFEYRNEDFKRPLGRMTDVVDKSREANDTLNDKDNIPTNRGIVTDFFESTSIHGLQYFGKTDVKVGVFGKILWVCTMVLGFACLTMMVSQFLSRYYENPTTTYIESFHTPIFTAPFPAVTVCPFSPIPEERLIKIMDGILIPENMTKKTILTLLKSTGRSKI
- the Pka-C3 gene encoding protein kinase, cAMP-dependent, catalytic subunit 3, which codes for MSGDTTSDEEGSQEDSPRYDVDDLEMIKTIGMGTFGRVVLCRHQGTPLALKILSMVDVIRLKQVEHVRNEITVLKEVNHPFIVNMLWSGRDEARVYMLLEFVAGGELFSYLRAAGRFSGPTSCFYAAEIVCALEYLHSKHIVYRDLKPENLLLDSQGHLKITDFGFSKKLTDRTWTLCGTPEYLAPEIIQSKGHNKAVDWWALGVLIYEMLAGFPPFFDDNPFGIYEKILGGRIEWPKHMDPIAKDLIKKLLVADRTKRLGNMRQGADDIKRHRWFKLVEWPLVPQRALTPPIRPRVKAPADPSCFDDYPETDWRSQPALPPEQLALFQDF